One window of Ammospiza nelsoni isolate bAmmNel1 chromosome 12, bAmmNel1.pri, whole genome shotgun sequence genomic DNA carries:
- the ACTL10 gene encoding actin-like protein 10, with translation MLKPAVVIDSGSRFTRGGFAGQEQPQCVLRTLLPCSLGTPWDPWQPRPGTESPCCSTPAPRRCPLRYGLVEDWHSMRTLWDHLICCCLKVSPEEHPVLLAESPSCPGTDRVKAAEVLFEGLGVPALHLANTGFLSLCAHGRVTGLAVEAGAAVSHVTSVWGGQTLRKGTRSLGVAGDHLSRYLHQLLLQQSHTEPLGLQALTKKVLTQLKEQCCYVSLDYEGDLQEEGSHHPARFQTPDGRWITLGKERFCCPEPLFRPELLQLSCPGLHQLAWQSLHTVPQQARRHVLGNIVLSGGSSMFPGFPERMCLELNLLFRGAGVHIEVLASPKRATAAWAGGSMAASLTSFQHTWMTKGEYQEHGAQYVHTKFQ, from the coding sequence atgctgaaGCCCGCGGTGGTCATCGACAGCGGCAGCCGCTTCACGCGGGGCGGCTTCgcaggccaggagcagccccagtgcGTGCTGAGGacgctgctgccctgcagcctgggcacccCCTGGGACCCCTGGCAGCCCCGCCCTGGCACGGAGAGCCCGTGCTGCTCGACCCCGGCCCCACGGCGCTGCCCGCTCAGGTACGGCCTGGTTGAGGACTGGCACAGCATGAGAACCCTGTGGGACCACCtgatctgctgctgcctcaagGTGTCCCCAGAGGAGCACccggtgctgctggcagagtcCCCGTCCTGCCCTGGCACCGACAGGGTGAAGGCGGCCGAGGTGCTGTTCGAGGGCCTGGGGGTGCCCGCGCTGCACCTGGCCAACACCGGGTTCCTGTCGCTCTGTGCCCACGGCAGGGTCACGGGGCTGGCTGTGGAGGCCGGGGCGGCCGTGTCCCATGTCACCTCTGTCTGGGGGGGCCAGACCCTGAGGAAGGGCACCCGCAGCCTGGGGGTGGCCGGGGATCACCTGTCCAGGTAcctgcaccagctgctgctgcagcagagccacacgGAGCCCTTGGGGCTGCAGGCCCTGACAAAGAAGGTGCTGACCCAGCTGAAGGAGCAGTGCTGCTACGTGTCCCTGGACTATGAGGGAGACCTCCAGGAGGAGGGATCCCATCATCCAGCCAGATTCCAGACCCCTGACGGGCGCTGGATCACCCTGGGCAAGGAGCGCTTCTGCTGCCCCGAGCCGCTGTTCCGGCccgagctgctgcagctcagctgccccGGCCTGCACCAGCTGGCCTGGCAGAGCCTGCACACCGTGCCCCAGCAGGCCAGGAGACATGTGCTGGGCAACATCGTGCTCTCAGGGGGCTCCTCCATGTTCCCTGGCTTTCCTGAGAGGATGTGCTTGGAGCTGAACCTGCTGTTCCGAGGAGCAGGAGTGCACATCGAGGTGCTGGCCAGCCCCAAGAGGGCCAcggcagcctgggctgggggctccatggcagcctcgctcACCTCCTTCCAGCACACCTGGATGACAAAGGGAGAGTACCAGGAGCACGGGGCCCAGTATGTGCACACAAAATTCCAGTAG